The genomic stretch actcttgttcttctcTAGATCTAGCTTTAATTTGATCTTCCCTTGTTGAATCTGAATTGGATTTTGTTAATTACTAGTTTTGATCGTTTAATTTGAATTCCTTAGTATACTTTTGCTTAGATCTTGTGTTAGTTTATGGATTCTTGTCAATTGTCACTTTATACCCATTGCATGAATGTTGTGAATCTTGACTTGTTGATGTTACATTGATGATTTCTATGCTTAATTGTATTGTTTCAGTGATTGTAAGTTGATATTTGTTAGTGGGTATTTGTTAATTTCAATCCAATTGCAATTTGAACATGTCTTTTGTTAATGcttaccaagtgtttgatgaattgtttaccttgattatggagtagttatttttactcttggcttagGCCAATGGAATTGGGTaaacttgagtcattgggtctaatggatttgatgatttgggaacccttagtggtcaatttgatagccattgacactagcctactactaGGTATTAGTAGTGAGGTTAGACCTTATGGGTTGATGTTGACCAAACCATTTAATATACTTCAAGTATAGAAGTAGACTTCATGGGTTTGgttcctcataattgtcaagatatgCTTATTAGACAAGGATAGTGACCCCGATTCCCATGCCTAGCCAAGAGttgcttttattattcatatttgaaAACCCAAGTTCTTAATTGTCTTGCCTTAGTTATAGTTCTTGTTTAGTTGAGAGTAGAATTAAATTGAATGCTATCTTCTTAGTTTGAAATTGCTCACATCTTGTTTAGTTATTTGAATTAGTTCTTTACACTTTAGATTACTTGTTTGCTAAGATTcctagtttactttcttgctcatGACTTACAACCCCAGATTTCTAACCAATGTTGAAGCACATGTTTGCCCATTCCTTttgagacgacccgaggtttgaatacttcggttattttattagggttgaacttgtgacaaccaattcctttctaaatttgatccttgaggattgttgttggtagagctatacttgcaatgcAACTTCATTGAGAAATTCTCTTCCGACATAGTCCACGGGTGTCCATCaaatttttggcaccgttgccggggaatggtTGCAACATATGCCTTGATATTGGTtatgtgaatatgtgaatattgtagaTTGTTTGTTTGCTTTCAATACTTAGATATAGTTtagcttcttttatttttgtgctATGACTCTCAAGTTTGATGACTCGGTCTCAACCGAATTCTAGCTTAGCCGATTTTGATCCcgagattgaaagaactctgTTGCACACTCAGCAAGCTAGACAGTGGTTGGACTATACGGCTAGTACTTTGGCCTCTCTTGACGAACATACTGAACCACTAGACGGCACCGAGAGTGACTTGGAGTCCGCTACTTCCTATTCTTCTGTTGGCACTACTAATACATCTTTGCATCCTACAGGTGAATCACACATGGCGGAGCCATGTCGGATCACTTTACATGAGCAAGGAGCTCTGGATATTGTACTTCAACCATTGTAAGCAAGGTATCCTAACCTTGATccaaactttgaattgaagagtAGCTTGATAAATCTACTACCTAAGTATCATGGGTTGCCGGGTCAAGACCCCATCCGacatctaaaggattttcaagTTGCTTGTTCTACGGCTCGAAGGCATGGAGCCGATGAGGTGGCTATCATGgtttttgctttccctttctctcttaaAGCGCAAGCAAAGACATGGTTTTATTCGCTACCAGATGAGATTGCCACCAATTGGGATTTCTTGAGAAGAGAGTTTCTAGATAAATTCTTCCCACCGGAAAAGACCGACTACATCCGGAAGCAGATTTAGGGTATAATGCAAAGAGACCAAGAGAGTTTGTATGAGTATTGGTCTCGGTTCAAGAGGCTATTAGAATCTTGTCCACACCATGGAATGAACACCCACTTGCTCATTAGCTACTTCACCGGAGGTCTTTGTGTGGAAAATAGAAGATTGTTCACCGCTTCTAGCGGTAGTTCCCTTTCAAAAAACAAGACGTAGGGAGAAGCTTGGAGTTTGATAAAGGATGTTGCCGAAGCTACACAACATACAAGGGTGAGAAGTAATCCTCTTAAGGGTGTGGTAGAACCGTCCCCTTCCGAATCAAGCCTAACCAAAGCACTTGGGGATATGACCACCATCTTCACGCAAATACAAAAGGATCAAAAGGAATTCTACTCCATCCAAGCCGTCCAAGCTCCACCTCCAGTTGCTCAACTTGAAAGCCCTCCTAGGATTTGTGGTTTGTGCTCTAGCACTACACATTACACTGATCAATGCCATCAAATTCAAGAGGAACATGCCCTTGTAGTGGCCAATGTGAATTACAACAATCGTCCACCCTATCCTTCTCAAGGCCAAAACCACTACTCTCATGGTAGTAATCAACATCAAGGGTGGAGGGATAATGCACAAGGGAGCAATCAAATCCAAAGATGGAACAACTCTCCTTCTCATCACAACAACAACCAATCTTCATCTCAATACcaccacaacaacaacaactaccAAGCCAACCAAAACcaccacaaccaaaaccaaaacaactacACCAAGTACCAAGCACCACACCATAGACAACAATCTAACCAAACCTCTCCACCTTCCACCAATCAAGTTGACGAGCTTAGAGCTGTTGTGGATAAACGGGATGAGGGCTATATGGCTCAATTCAAGGCCATGAGTGCTCAATTGGCCAATCTTACCGACATGATTTCGAAGATGTCCATGTCCTCCTCCAACAATACCAACCAACCCTCAAGTTCTTCTAACCTTCCATCCCAACCCCAACCAAACCCAAAAGGCGGTCTCAACGCCATCACCCTACGGTCGGGAACTACATTGGAGGAGATACCTCCAAGGGTCTTGGAGGACATTCATGAGGAAGAAGTGATTGTTGAAGCTCCACATGAAAAGGGGGAGGTAGACAAGAGGCATAAGGAAGAAGAAGTAAACCTCAAGGAACCCAAGAGGAAAGCTCTAGTGGATGAGTCCATCCCTATTCCATTCCCTTCCATGGtgaagaaagcaaagaagacaccgGAATTTGATTTGAACATGCTTCAAGTGTTCAAGAAGGTTGAGGTAACCATACCACTTCTTGATGCTATTCAACAAATTCCAAAGTATGCAAAATTCTTGAAAGACTTATGTACACACAAGGATAGGATAGGAGAATGGAGACATTATCCTTGGGTAGTTCAATTTCTTTCTTGATGGAACATATTCCAAAGAAATGTGGTGACCCTAGGCCTTGTTTGGTGTCTTGTTGTATTGGTGGACACACTTTTCATGATTGTATGTGTGATCTTGGAGCTTGTGTAAGCATCATGCCGCTTTCTACCTTTGTGCGGTTGAATTTAGCTCCATTAAAGAAGTCGGTAGTGAGGTTTGCCTTGGCCGATAAAAGCGTGATCACGGTAACAGGAATAGCCGAAGATGTACTCGTGGCGATCAAGGATTTGATCTTTTCAGTTGACTTTTACATCCTTGAAATGCCTCCAACAGAAAATAGAAGCTCATCCTCCGTTCTACTTAGTAGACCCTTCCTTAAGACCTCTAAATTCAAGTTAGATGCCTTCACCGGTGCATATTCCTTTGAGGTTAAGGACAAGACTATTAAGTTCAATTTggaagaagccatgaagcaTCCTCTCGAAGAGCATTCCGTTCTCTGATGTGATGTAATTGATGAAGTGGTGGCGGAAGTGCAAGAAGAAAACCATAACAAGTTGTGCTACCATGTTATTGAAGAGACGGATGACCAGGAGGGTGAACATGAGAAAGTTGTTGAGAATGAACTCCATGAGCTTGATGAAAAGGAACCTCAGCTTGAGGCAAAGAGTGAATTGAAGCCTCTCCCATCTCATTTGAAGTATGCTTTCTTAAAGGACAACCAAAAGTTTCTGGTCATTATCGCTAGTGAGCTTTctagtgaagaagaagaaaagctcctagATGTTCTCAGAAAGTACAAGAAGGCAATTGGTTGGAGCCTAGCCGATATTGTGGGAATTGATCCTCGCAAGTGCATGCATCGTATATTTCTCCAAGAGGGAGCTAGGCCAGTTAGGCAACCGCAAAGGAGGCTCAACCTGACCATCCTCGATGTGGTAAAGAAAGAGGTCACTAGGCTATTTGATGCGGGTATCATATACCCAATTTCTGATAGTGAGTGGGTGAGCCCGATCCAGGTTGTTCCCAAGAAATCAGGCATCACTGCGATTACAAAGGATGATGGTGAAGTGGTCACCAAGAGAGTACAAAATGCATGGTGAGTGTGCATCGACTATAGAAGGTTGAATGCCACTACAAGGAAGGACCACTACCCTTTGCCCTTTATCAACCAGATGTTGGACTGTTTAGCAGGTAAATCccattattgttttcttgatggattcATTGGTTACTTCCAGATTCACATTGCTcctgaagatcaggaaaagaccACATTCACTTGCCCTTTTGGCACCTTTGCCTACAAAAGGATACCATTTTGACTATGTAATGCACCCACTACTTTTCAGCGGTGCATGACTAGTGTCTTTTCTGATCTAATGAAGAATTCGTCTGGAAATCTTTATGCATGACTTCAGTGTTTATGGAACTTCTTTTGATTGTTGCTTAGAGAACTTGGCTAAGGTCTTAGCTAGATGTGTTGACATTAACCTTGTCTTGAATTTTgagaaatgtcacttcatggtAAGACAAGGTATAGTGTTAGGACATGTAGTATCTCATGAAGGAATTTCTGTAGACCCGGCCAAGGTCGATGTTATCACCACTCTATCTCACCCCTCATCTGTGAGGGAGGTCCGCTCATTTTTAGGACATGTAGGATTCTATAGGCGCTTTATCAAAGATTTCAGCAAGATTGCCTTGCCATTGTCGCGCCTACTCCAAAAAGATGTGGACGTTGAGTTTGATAGTGAATGTGTGAAAGCTTTTGAAGAGCTAAGGAGAGCTCTAACTACGGCACCGATCGTGCGAGGCCCCAACTGGATGTTGCAATTTTAGATAATGTACAATGCATCAAACCAAGCTATAGGTGCCGCGCTTGCATAGCGCGATGGTAAACTCCCTTATGTCATTGCATACTCTTCTAAAACACTTGCTGCAGTACAATCCAACTATACCACTACTGAAAAGGAACTCCTAGCTATTGTTCATGCTTTAGATAAATTCAGATCTTATTTGCTAGGATCAAAGATAGTGGTATAC from Arachis stenosperma cultivar V10309 chromosome 9, arast.V10309.gnm1.PFL2, whole genome shotgun sequence encodes the following:
- the LOC130949733 gene encoding uncharacterized protein LOC130949733; its protein translation is MTTIFTQIQKDQKEFYSIQAVQAPPPVAQLESPPRICGLCSSTTHYTDQCHQIQEEHALVVANVNYNNRPPYPSQGQNHYSHGSNQHQGWRDNAQGSNQIQRWNNSPSHHNNNQSSSQYHHNNNNYQANQNHHNQNQNNYTKYQAPHHRQQSNQTSPPSTNQVDELRAVVDKRDEGYMAQFKAMSAQLANLTDMISKMSMSSSNNTNQPSSSSNLPSQPQPNPKGGLNAITLRSGTTLEEIPPRVLEDIHEEEVIVEAPHEKGEVDKRHKEEEVNLKEPKRKALVDESIPIPFPSMVKKAKKTPEFDLNMLQVFKKVEVTIPLLDAIQQIPKYAKFLKDLCTHKDRIGEWRHYPWVVQFLS